A stretch of the Ostrea edulis chromosome 9, xbOstEdul1.1, whole genome shotgun sequence genome encodes the following:
- the LOC125657747 gene encoding uncharacterized protein LOC125657747 — translation MLRVCTPVTVHSQCQGRMRSPIRSGVVNDLRQHIIELVKEQTEENLDMNIEESAIIYQIKKKGGVAPIEPIKTKEDKQNDKVKRIHLKMLKESRGRGAHQFPALDIGDISHRDDVMPQSDPRTASAKTVRFRMEDTNGYVPGNQNPGYEVRGNAIKSSSGLHKSVPLILRRTEAAQRQAQIHTSLQLFKRRLKMNSQNNYLAPNSTVRESDYIIRRVPLQLDVHGRPNITHGVPLAPRISVSSKLHARPRTPNSVQQRAVSPRPPTSSNTRPLSGGHKSSASIEEKKVRFSYRLPDNIGKELFREDSEIIPSVNTYVVEQTQAKFGGKYKTQAMLNEHNLGVHDALHSGDKERVTVREDSKVDTRIIRWVEESTNINFTKRINRIRSASTERFYRSESTERLKTGSADSRRSRKFLEDPTINNNIINNESKVKTTE, via the coding sequence ATGTTACGAGTGTGTACTCCGGTCACCGTACACAGTCAGTGTCAAGGACGCATGCGCAGTCCTATACGTTCGGGTGTAGTCAATGATCTCCGGCAGCACATCATTGAATTGGTAAAAGAACAGACAGAAGAAAACCTCGATATGAATATAGAAGAATCCGCTatcatttatcaaataaaaaagaaaggagGAGTTGCTCCCATTGAGCCGATAAAGACAAAGGAAGACAAACAAAACGATAAAGTGAAAAgaattcatttgaaaatgttaaaagagTCACGTGGTAGAGGAGCACATCAATTTCCAGCGCTGGATATAGGGGATATTTCTCACAGGGATGACGTCATGCCACAGAGTGACCCAAGGACAGCTAGTGCTAAAACAGTCAGGTTCAGGATGGAGGACACAAACGGTTACGTACCAGGAAACCAAAACCCCGGATACGAAGTGCGTGGTAATGCCATTAAATCTTCCTCCGGACTTCATAAATCTGTTCCATTAATATTACGCAGAACTGAGGCAGCTCAAAGACAAGCTCAAATTCACACTTCATTACAATTGTTTAAAAGACGTTTGAAAATGAACAGCCAAAACAATTATTTAGCGCCAAACAGTACTGTTCGTGAATCAGACTACATCATCCGGCGTGTGCCGCTTCAGCTGGATGTTCATGGTCGACCAAATATCACTCATGGTGTTCCTTTAGCGCCAAGAATATCTGTATCCTCCAAACTGCACGCCCGTCCGAGAACACCTAACTCTGTTCAGCAACGAGCGGTTTCCCCACGACCCCCGACATCCTCCAACACAAGACCCTTAAGTGGAGGTCACAAGTCATCAGCCTCCATTGAAGAAAAGAAGGTCAGGTTTTCATATCGACTTCCGGATAACATAGGTAAAGAGTTGTTTCGAGAGGACTCCGAAATCATTCCTAGTGTCAATACATACGTTGTCGAACAAACTCAAGCAAAATTCGGTGGAAAGTACAAAACGCAAGCAATGTTGAACGAGCACAACCTAGGCGTCCACGATGCACTGCACTCTGGTGACAAAGAGAGGGTCACGGTACGCGAGGATTCTAAAGTCGACACTCGAATCATTCGATGGGTCGAGGAATCTACAAacataaactttacaaaaagaatcAATCGAATTCGATCAGCTTCTACGGAACGCTTTTATCGATCTGAATCGACTGAACGTTTAAAAACAGGATCTGCTGACTCTAGACGAAGTCGAAAATTTCTGGAAGACCCgacaattaataataatataatcaACAACGAATCAAAAGTCAAAACCACAGAATAA